One window of Cydia pomonella isolate Wapato2018A chromosome 7, ilCydPomo1, whole genome shotgun sequence genomic DNA carries:
- the LOC133519559 gene encoding protein Spindly, translating to MDYSTISNKTGCTEIVDITNGDLTEKYYSLKKQFDDLSRNYDATKQELHEATRNYNTALDVQRYLSAEIESHQAEEARRKNELNSKITKLQEDISALREERTELIESHAKEVKKFEDEIRRLKEENAFKEDRQSPERDTGELDEARAALSLALEDAAATKAALEETKAEIVSWRMRSEELVAEMGQMREAAELRRDALRAAAARAAAALADLAEARAMLHQPDEGPEHAAKGNSIFAEVEDKRQEMAKNLIHMKQTNARLRRDLANKQAEVEALLHEKQNIWEQQAGDAAHYDRELIESYSERITQLEELCERQRRELSRWFKSLREASPPARAEPGWLPAVLEHFKTECDRLRAEVLSLGAGQLASAAQVRDLRRKMALLAASGAAPGRPEPSPGAAAPPDVGPVPVYKAVQANRMAPDDVRKKVSFN from the exons ATGGATTACTCCACCATCAGCAACAAAACAGGTTGCACAGAAATCGTAGACATAACTAATGGTGACCTGACTGAGAAGTATTACTCTCTCAAAAAGCAATTCGACGACCTATCCCGCAATTATGATGCCACAAAGCAGGAGCTACACGAAGCTACTCGGAATTATAACACAGCTTTAGACGTGCAGAGGTACTTATCGGCTGAAATAGAGTCCCATCAAGCTGAAGAGGCGCGGAGAAAGAATGAGTTGAATTCCAAAATAACTAAGCTTCAGGAGGATATTTCAGCGTTACGCGAGGAACGTACGGAGCTGATTGAAAGTCACGCTAAGGAGGTAAAGAAGTTTGAAGATGAAATTCGCCGTTTGAAAGAGGAGAATGCATTTAAAGAAGACAGGCAGTCGCCGGAGCGTGATACAGGGGAGTTGGATGAAGCACGGGCCGCTCTGTCGTTGGCGTTGGAGGATGCCGCGGCAACGAAGGCGGCGCTAGAAGAAACAAAGGCTGAGATTGTATCTTGGAGGATGAG GTCTGAAGAGCTGGTAGCAGAGATGGGCCAAATGCGTGAAGCTGCGGAGCTCCGGCGCGACGCGCTCcgagccgccgccgcgcgcgcggcggccgcgctggCCGACCTCGCCGAGGCGCGCGCCATGCTGCATCAGCCTGATGAGGGGCCCGAGCATG CGGCAAAGGGGAATTCCATTTTTGCCGAAGTAGAAGACAAAAGACAAGAGATGGCCAAAAATCTTATACATATGAAGCAGACAAATGCTAGA CTAAGAAGAGACTTGGCCAACAAACAAGCTGAAGTGGAGGCGTTGCTTCACGAGAAGCAGAATATCTGGGAGCAGCAGGCTGGCGATGCCGCACACTACGACAGGGAGCTTATTG AAAGTTACTCGGAGCGCATAACTCAGCTAGAGGAGCTGTGTGAGCGCCAGCGGCGGGAGTTGTCGCGCTGGTTCAAGTCTCTACGCGAGGCCTCGCCTCCTGCTCGCGCCGAGCCGGGCTGGCTGCCCGCCGTGCTCGAGCATTTCAA AACGGAATGCGATCGGCTCCGCGCCGAGGTGCTGTCGCTGGGCGCCGGCCAGCTGGCCAGCGCGGCGCAGGTGCGCGACCTGCGCCGGAAGATGGCGCTGCTGGCCGCGTCGGGCGCCGCGCCCGGCCGGCCGGAGCCCTCGCCAGGCGCGGCCGCCCCGCCCGACGTCGGACCCGTGCCCGTCTACAAGGCCGTGCAGGCGAACAGGATGGCGCCCGACGATGTTAGGAAGAAGGTCTCCTTCAATTGA